A region of the Microbacterium sp. SL75 genome:
GCGGTGCCGGAACCCTCTGATCTACAAGGCCGTGTCGAGCTGGTTCGTGCGCGTGACCGACATCAAGGACGATCTGCTCGCGAACAACCAGCAGATCACCTGGGTGCCCGAGAACGTCAAGGAGGGCCAGTTCGGCAAGTGGCTCGAGGGCGCTCGCGACTGGTCGATCAGCCGCAACCGCTACTGGGGATCGCCGATCCCGGTGTGGAAGAGCGACGACGCGAACTATCCGCGCGTCGACGTGTACGGCTCGCTCGCCGAGATGGAGGCCGACTTCGGTCGCCTGCCGGTGAACGCCGACGGTGAGGTCGACCTGCACCGCCCCTACATCGACGACCTCACGCGCCCCAACCCCGACGACCCCACGGGGCGATCCACGATGCGCCGCATCGAGGACGTGCTCGACGTGTGGTTCGACTCCGGCTCGATGCCGTTCGCGCAGGTGCACTACCCGTTCGAGAACCACGAGTGGTTCGACGAGCACGCCCCCGCCGACTTCATCGTCGAGTACATCGGACAGACCCGCGGCTGGTTCTACGTCATGCACGTGCTGTCGACCGCGCTGTTCGACCGCCCGGCCTACACCGGCGTCTCGTGCCACGGGATCGTGCTCGGCAACGACGGGCAGAAGATGTCGAAGTCGCTGCGCAACTACCCCGACGTTCGCGAGGTGTTCGACCGCGACGGCTCGGATGCCATGCGGTGGTTCCTCATGTCGAGCTCGGTGCTGCGCGGCGGCAACCTCGTCGTCACCGAGGAGGGCATCCGCTCGGGTGTGCGCGAGTTCCTGCTGCCGTTGTGGAACGCGTGGTACTTCTTCGCGACCTACGCCAACGCCTCAGGTCCGGAGGGATACACCGCCGAGTGGCGGACCGACTCCACCGACGTGCTCGACCGGTACATCCTGGCGCTCACCGGCGATCTCGTCCGCGACGTCGCCGCCGACCTCGAGGGGCTCGACTCCACGACTGCGGCCGAGCGTCTGCGCGATTTCGTCGAGGTGCTGACCAACTGGTACATCCGCCGTTCGCGCGACCGCTTCTGGGTGGGCGTGACCGACGACCCCACGAGCCGCGAGGCCTTCGACACGCTGTACACGGTGCTCGAGACCCTCACCCGCGTCGCCGCCCCGCTGCTGCCGCTCGTGACCGAGCGCGTCTGGCAGGGTCTGACCGGTGGACGCAGCGTGCACCTGACCGACTGGCCGGATGCCGCCGCGTTCCCCGCGTCCGCCGACATCCGCACCGTGATGGACACCGTGCGCGAAGTGTCGAGCGTGGCGAACGCCCTCCGCAAGCGCGAAGGCAAGCGCGTGCGTCTGCCGCTGCCGCGACTGACGGTCGTGACCCCGGATGCCGCGGGCCTCGCGCAGTTCGACGACATCCTCCGCGAGGAGCTCAACGTCAAGAGCGTCGAACAGGTGCCGCTGCAGGAGGGCACGGCCGCGGAGTACGGTGTCACGCACCGTCTCTCGGTGAACGCGCGCGCCGCGGGCCCCCGCCTCGGCAAGCAGGTGCAGCAGGCCATCAAGGCCGCCCGCGAGGGCGACTGGAGCGAGGTCGACGGACAGGTCGTCGCGGGGGGCATCGCGCTCGAGCCTTCCGAGTACGACCTCGTCGTCGAGACGGCGGGTCGGCCCGAGGGTGAAGCACTGGCCGTGCTGGCGAGCGGGGGATTCGTGCTCCTCGACACCGTCACCACCCCCGAGCTCGAGGCCGAGGGCCTGGCGCGCGACATGATCCGCGGCATCCAGGACACGCGCAAGGCGGCCGGCTT
Encoded here:
- the ileS gene encoding isoleucine--tRNA ligase, with the protein product MTYPRPSSFGPAADASASVVPSPRFPAIENDTLAFWKSDDTFRASIANREGAEEWVFYDGPPFANGLPHYGHLLTGYAKDVFPRFQTMRGKKVDRVFGWDTHGLPAELEAMKQLGITEKDEIEAMGVATFNAKARESVLEYTREWQDYVTRQARWVDFERGYKTLDTTYMESVLWAFKTLHDKGLAYEGYRVLPYCWRDETPLSTHELRMDDDVYKMRQDPSVTVTFPLVGAKAEALGLTGVRALAWTTTPWTLPTNLALAVGPGIRYAVIEGGPHGAADVHRAPDGTPDEAIEAVAHRYLLAEDLLAGYAKDLGYESPDAAREAVQTTILGAELEGVSYDRLFDYYADAETWGTQNAWKILVDDYVTVSDGTGIVHQAPAYGEDDKRLADAAGLPTIISLDDGGRFLSAVTDVAGELWMEANRPLIRLLKQDGRLLREASYEHSYPHCWRCRNPLIYKAVSSWFVRVTDIKDDLLANNQQITWVPENVKEGQFGKWLEGARDWSISRNRYWGSPIPVWKSDDANYPRVDVYGSLAEMEADFGRLPVNADGEVDLHRPYIDDLTRPNPDDPTGRSTMRRIEDVLDVWFDSGSMPFAQVHYPFENHEWFDEHAPADFIVEYIGQTRGWFYVMHVLSTALFDRPAYTGVSCHGIVLGNDGQKMSKSLRNYPDVREVFDRDGSDAMRWFLMSSSVLRGGNLVVTEEGIRSGVREFLLPLWNAWYFFATYANASGPEGYTAEWRTDSTDVLDRYILALTGDLVRDVAADLEGLDSTTAAERLRDFVEVLTNWYIRRSRDRFWVGVTDDPTSREAFDTLYTVLETLTRVAAPLLPLVTERVWQGLTGGRSVHLTDWPDAAAFPASADIRTVMDTVREVSSVANALRKREGKRVRLPLPRLTVVTPDAAGLAQFDDILREELNVKSVEQVPLQEGTAAEYGVTHRLSVNARAAGPRLGKQVQQAIKAAREGDWSEVDGQVVAGGIALEPSEYDLVVETAGRPEGEALAVLASGGFVLLDTVTTPELEAEGLARDMIRGIQDTRKAAGFDVSDRIALTLTFDDAGDAAAVAQAFDVAGVASETLAEGVALASRTERLIERGTVGEPEFENVLAAKTYANVGAVTVAVARIGASA